TGGCCTGGTTTAACAATTTTATCTCTAACTATTTTGTTCGGCGCTTTTAGCGCTGTTTTGTTTTCTAATCAGGCGATAGTTATGGCGGTGGAGGAACCAACGCCATCACCAACACCGATGGGTTCGATTCGCGCTTTTAAATACTTCGATGCCAACGATAATCAATCTTATGATAATGACGACCGGCCTGTTCCTGGTTGGGAAATCTGTGTTGAGGAATATGACTGCGGCTATACCGGAGAAGACGGCTGGGTTTTGTTTGAGGGAATCCCGGTTGGAGAATATTCTGTCTGGGAAGAAGAACGGGATGGCTGGTATAACACCACTGATAATGAAGTATATATTGACTACTTAGAAGAAGGCGAAACAGAAGAAGTAAGTTTTGGCAATCGTCCTTATTTAGCCACAATTGAAGCGTATAAATTCAATGACAAAAACGGCAATGGCGAATGGGATAAAGGCGAAGACCCACTTTCTGGCTGGGAGATCTGCCTTGGAGTTGATTCGTTTAATCATGAATACGCTGAAGATACTTGGCTTTTCTTATATGGCGATACTGAAGAGGTCTGTAAAACCACAAATGAAAACGGCTATGCTTCTTGGCTAGTTTCACAATACGTAGCCTATTATTATCTTTGGGAAGAGACCCAGGAAGGCTGGTTCCAGACTTTTCCTTATTATGGCAATGGTTATTATGTTGAGGTAGAAGGGGATGTCTATTATTACGATGGTTATGACGAAGAGGAGTTTGAAGCCGCTTATTTTGGCAACACTCAACCAGCAATCTATGCGTTTAAATTCTGGGATAAAGACGGCAATGGCGAACAAGATGAGTATTGGACCGGCGAATGGTATTTTGATGGCGAGGAATGGGATAAAATTTATCAAGAAGAGCCGCCGATTCCCGGCTGGCAGATCTGCTTGGTTAATGAAGATGATATTGATTGGGAAGAACTAATAAATATTTACGAAACTCAGTATGGTCATCATCCTCGAGAAGATTTTGATTCAGAGATTGCCTTTATCTATTTTATGGCTGCTAACGGCCATCTGGAAGCTGATTGTCGCTTGACTGATGAACAAGGTTGGAGTTCATGGACAGGACTTGCTAGTGGAAACTATCTGGTCTTAGAAGAAAGACGGGAGAACTGGCTTCCCACTAATCCTGAAGACGGTTATGCAGAAGCATGGATTAATGAAGAAAATTATTCCGAAACAATTTATTTCGGCAATAGTTTGCCAAGTATTTATGTATTCAAATTTTGGGACAAAAACCAGAATGGCGAACGCGATTTGGTTTGGTACGAAGAAGATGATGAAGAATGGGCCGAGCTTGAGCCGGCTCTTCCGGGCTGGGAAATCTGCCTTTACTCTGAAGAAGACGAACTGGTTTCCTGTCAGACCACTGATGAAACTGGCTGGGTTTCTTGGTCTGGTTTAGAACCCGGAGGTTATGCAGTTTCAGAACAAAATGAGCTTGAAAGACGTCAAGTTTGGTATCCAACTAATTCAGAAGATGGTGTTTTGTGGATAGGACTTGACTGGGGAGAATTTACTCAAATGATTGAACTTGGCAATGACACCGGCATAATCACAGCGAAAAAATACTTTGGCGAGGAAGATTGGAGTGTTTATGGCTGGGAAATCTGCCTTTCTCGCTGGGACTCGGACAAAGATGACTGGCTGCTTCTTGGATGTAAAGATACAGATATAAGCGGCATCGCTCAATGGACCGAACTTGCAGAAGGCGAATATCGTATTACTGAAGAAGAACGTGACGGCTGGGAAATCTGGGAAGATCCCGAACAATATGTTGAATTGAATTGGGGCGATGAAGACACGGTTTATTTTTATAACTGGATTTATGACCAGACCCCGCCCGAATCTTCGTTTGACGACCCGATGGATCACGAAGTTATAGATACTGAAATTGTTAGCTTAAATCTTTCTGGTAGTTCAGTTGACCCACTTATGCCTGTTGATGATGAGCTGGGGGCTTCTGGGGTTAGAAGCGCTGAACTGCGCTGGTGGCAATTAGAAGAACCTGAAGAATTTGAAAATTATCCCGCAGAAAGCTTTTTTGATGTTTTTTATGAATTAAGCTGTTCGCCTGGAGAGATTGAGCCGGAAATTGTTGCTTTGAATCTGACCAGCGTTGATCCAAATACAGCTTTATGGAATTATTCCTGGACTCCGCCTTCACCAGGCATTTATTGCTTTGAAACCAGCGCCACAGACAACGCTGGCAACACAGAAAACACTGCTATTGCCGGGCCGCTTGCTTATATTCCTAGGGTGGAAATTTCTGAAGAATCTTCAAGCCCAACTGATACCAGCATTATTGTCAGATGGGAAACCGACCATCCGGCAACAAGCCGAGTCATTTACGACACGGTTTCTCACGAAACGTTAACCGAATGGCCAAATTACGGTTATGCGTTTTCCACCCCTGAAATCGACATTGATTCAAAAGTTACTTCACATTTGGTCACTGTTGACGGCTTAGCCCCGGACACGACTTATTATTACCGGACAGTTTCTGTTGGTTCACCGGTATCAGTTGGTGATGAGCAAACCACTACCACCACTGGCCCGGCGCCAAATACAGGTTCTGGAAGCGGCGGTGGCGGTGGCGGTGGGACTCCATTTACTCCGCCCCCAACACCCCCGGCGCCGCCAACACCGACTGGCGGCGGCACTGGCGGGCAAGTTCTGGGCGCGGCCACAACCACTTTCCAATTCTTGAATAATTTAAGCTTTGGCATGAGCCTGGCTCCCGATGTGGCAGAACTGCAAAAACGTTTGCAAGCAGAGGGATTGTTTGACGGACCGATCACTGGATATTTTGGCCCCTTAACATTGTCCGCTGTTAAAGCTTATCAGCAAAAATACGGCATCAGCCCGATTAGCGGTTATGTTGGCCCAATCACGCGCGGCCACTTAAATGGCGGAGTTGTTGCCGGAGTAAGCGTAATGGATGAAGCAGCTCGGCAAGCGTTAATTCAACAGCTGTTAGCCCAACTGCTCCAGCTGTTTGCTGAATTACAGCGCCTGCTGGCAGAAAGAATGAATCAGTAAAAGCACAGAAACACCGCTCTTTAAAGAAAGAGCGGTGTTTCTTTTTTGCCTAATTTAATATTTTATTGTAAAATAAGGGTCATTTTACAGATTTATGTTTTCCCAATTCATCAACGAATCTAAAAAAGCCAGAAAAATCCTGATTTTGATATTTTTGCTGACTTTGACTGCCGGCATTTTTGCTTATCCGGATTTTTATAATCAAGGAGCGAATTTGATTAACAAAAAATTCGGTTTGGAAAACAAACGACTTCAACTGCCAATTTTCCAGCCCAAACCGTTCCGTTTTGGTTTGGATATTGCCGGCGGCACTGCTTTAACTTATCAAACTGATGTTTCCGGAATCCCAGAAAAAGAACAATACTCGGCCTTGCAAGGATTAAAAGATGTGATTGAAAGGCGAGTTAATTTGTTCGGAGCCGAAGAGCCGCGGATAGAAATTACCAAATCGGAAAATGAATGGCGCTTGATTGTTGAGCTGGCCGGAATCAAAGACATTAATCAAGCGATTCGGGCAATTGGCCAAACTCCGTTTTTAGAATTTAAGCTGGAACGAACAGAGGCAGAAACCAATGAAATTTTAGAAAAACAAAAGCAAGAAGAAAGATTCGGAGAAGACCCTTATTTTGCTTCCACCCTTTTAACCGGCAGATACCTTAATAAAGCCGAGATTCAGTTTGACCAAACCTCTTATGCCCCGGTGGTTTTGCTTCGGTTTAACCAAGAAGGAGCAGAAATTTTTGAACAGATAACTAAAGACAATGTCGGCAGAAGAATCGCGATTTATATTGACGGATTCCCAATCAGCGCGCCAATGGTTCAGGAGCCAATCACTGACGGCAATGCCCAGATTACCGGCCAGTTTAGCGTTGAACAAGCCAAAGCCCTGACGCAAAACCTAAACCAAGGCGCTCTGCCGGTGCCAATTGAACTAATCTCCCAAAGAACAGTTGGTGGCATTCTGGGCTTCCAAGAGCTGGATAAAAGCGTTAAAGCCGGGATTATCGGCTTTATCATTATCAGCGTTTTTATGATTCTTA
This Patescibacteria group bacterium DNA region includes the following protein-coding sequences:
- the secD gene encoding protein translocase subunit SecD; translation: MFSQFINESKKARKILILIFLLTLTAGIFAYPDFYNQGANLINKKFGLENKRLQLPIFQPKPFRFGLDIAGGTALTYQTDVSGIPEKEQYSALQGLKDVIERRVNLFGAEEPRIEITKSENEWRLIVELAGIKDINQAIRAIGQTPFLEFKLERTEAETNEILEKQKQEERFGEDPYFASTLLTGRYLNKAEIQFDQTSYAPVVLLRFNQEGAEIFEQITKDNVGRRIAIYIDGFPISAPMVQEPITDGNAQITGQFSVEQAKALTQNLNQGALPVPIELISQRTVGGILGFQELDKSVKAGIIGFIIISVFMILIYRLGGFFSVIALLVYAPLVLAVFKIIPVTLTLAGIAGFILSIGMAVDANILILERIKEELKQGREVGNAIKEGFLRAWPSIRDSNISTIITSLILYYFTASVVKGFALTLLVGVLISMFSAIFVSRTLILAFMRQKGINQKLWFKV
- a CDS encoding peptidoglycan-binding protein codes for the protein MSKKFFSFLQNNWPGLTILSLTILFGAFSAVLFSNQAIVMAVEEPTPSPTPMGSIRAFKYFDANDNQSYDNDDRPVPGWEICVEEYDCGYTGEDGWVLFEGIPVGEYSVWEEERDGWYNTTDNEVYIDYLEEGETEEVSFGNRPYLATIEAYKFNDKNGNGEWDKGEDPLSGWEICLGVDSFNHEYAEDTWLFLYGDTEEVCKTTNENGYASWLVSQYVAYYYLWEETQEGWFQTFPYYGNGYYVEVEGDVYYYDGYDEEEFEAAYFGNTQPAIYAFKFWDKDGNGEQDEYWTGEWYFDGEEWDKIYQEEPPIPGWQICLVNEDDIDWEELINIYETQYGHHPREDFDSEIAFIYFMAANGHLEADCRLTDEQGWSSWTGLASGNYLVLEERRENWLPTNPEDGYAEAWINEENYSETIYFGNSLPSIYVFKFWDKNQNGERDLVWYEEDDEEWAELEPALPGWEICLYSEEDELVSCQTTDETGWVSWSGLEPGGYAVSEQNELERRQVWYPTNSEDGVLWIGLDWGEFTQMIELGNDTGIITAKKYFGEEDWSVYGWEICLSRWDSDKDDWLLLGCKDTDISGIAQWTELAEGEYRITEEERDGWEIWEDPEQYVELNWGDEDTVYFYNWIYDQTPPESSFDDPMDHEVIDTEIVSLNLSGSSVDPLMPVDDELGASGVRSAELRWWQLEEPEEFENYPAESFFDVFYELSCSPGEIEPEIVALNLTSVDPNTALWNYSWTPPSPGIYCFETSATDNAGNTENTAIAGPLAYIPRVEISEESSSPTDTSIIVRWETDHPATSRVIYDTVSHETLTEWPNYGYAFSTPEIDIDSKVTSHLVTVDGLAPDTTYYYRTVSVGSPVSVGDEQTTTTTGPAPNTGSGSGGGGGGGTPFTPPPTPPAPPTPTGGGTGGQVLGAATTTFQFLNNLSFGMSLAPDVAELQKRLQAEGLFDGPITGYFGPLTLSAVKAYQQKYGISPISGYVGPITRGHLNGGVVAGVSVMDEAARQALIQQLLAQLLQLFAELQRLLAERMNQ